One Capsicum annuum cultivar UCD-10X-F1 chromosome 2, UCD10Xv1.1, whole genome shotgun sequence genomic window carries:
- the LOC107858387 gene encoding uncharacterized protein LOC107858387 — protein sequence MVVESGRLSLAPDFNSRCFGQSVQGWLGYIRRNDCQFFVFNPLSGKKINLPSIETIPSVKRVIRNSQSGLVESIISDLGGCKPLAPKRCYTGLISDVVLSSSPVDDDCIAVVSYGLYDKLAFCRRTRRDDDRPNCWIPLHSPFILYRQIVYHSGKKLFYTIGGEMVQELEAWDLHNDPIKRFHIEDQSQVLRNIRDFLGHLKDGDLEDLDHSVELVPRIHLVYDHQSQELFIVKHNVLVTNNVFTIYGVPHIKDPDVITHKTLSFDVFKVNFINDHLVKVQYLEESIGNRAFFVGKQRSFVLSTTEFPELRPGSIYFADDKYEWKYNLAGHDMGIYDCKENCIINKLESISPANSWFIPDVDADF from the coding sequence ATGGTAGTGGAAAGTGGTAGGCTGAGCCTCGCACCTGATTTTAATTCCCGTTGTTTCGGACAATCAGTTCAGGGATGGTTGGGTTATATTAGACGTAATGATTGTCAATTTTTTGTATTCAACCCACTTTCTGGCAAAAAAATCAACCTTCCATCCATTGAAACAATTCCCTCTGTTAAGCGCGTCATTCGGAACAGCCAATCTGGTTTGGTGGAAAGCATTATTTCAGACCTCGGCGGCTGCAAACCCCTAGCCCCAAAACGTTGTTATACAGGCCTCATCTCAGATGTTGTTCTCTCGTCATCTCCTGTGGATGACGACTGCATAGCTGTGGTCAGTTACGGTTTATATGATAAACTCGCCTTCTGCAGAAGAACACGGCGAGATGATGATCGTCCCAACTGCTGGATTCCCCTCCATTCCCCCTTTATTTTATACAGGCAAATTGTTTACCACAGTggaaagaaattattttataccATCGGTGGCGAAATGGTCCAAGAGCTTGAAGCTTGGGATCTCCATAATGATCCAATTAAGAGGTTTCACATTGAGGATCAGTCTCAAGTTTTGAGAAATATACGTGATTTTCTTGGTCATCTCAAGGATGGGGATTTGGAGGATTTGGATCACTCAGTAGAATTGGTTCCAAGGATTCACTTGGTGTACGACCACCAAAGCCAGGAGCTTTTTATTGTTAAGCACAATGTTTTAGTAACCAATAATGTGTTCACTATTTACGGTGTGCCACATATTAAAGATCCTGATGTTATTACCCACaagactctgagttttgatgttTTCAAGGTTAATTTCATAAATGATCATCTTGTAAAGGTTCAATACTTGGAAGAAAGCATTGGTAATCGTGCATTTTTCGTTGGCAAACAAAGGAGCTTTGTTCTCTCAACCACGGAATTTCCGGAATTGAGGCCTGGTTCTATTTACTTTGCTGATGACAAGTACGAATGGAAGTACAATCTCGCAGGCCATGATATGGGCATTTATGACTGCAAAGAAAATTGCATTATCAACAAGCTAGAGAGTATTTCACCTGCTAATAGTTGGTTTATCCCAGATGTTGATGCGGACTTTTAG